From Candidatus Hadarchaeales archaeon, one genomic window encodes:
- a CDS encoding glycosyltransferase family 2 protein, translating to MRKEEVWIVIPAYNEERSVGRVLEELKKRGWKNLLVVDDGSSDATGKVAREAGAVVIRHEVNSGLGAALRTGLREAFRRGAKAAVTFDADGQHDPDSVEKIVEALEGADFVVGKRRSVGIPLNKRLGNFLLDVLTFLLSGIFTDSQSGNRGFSRKALGELEIESNRYAVSSEFILQASKKGWRVREVPVKCFYHEYSKAKGTTILSGFRIFLSLLAQEAREWSRR from the coding sequence ATGAGGAAAGAAGAGGTTTGGATAGTCATACCCGCCTACAACGAGGAAAGATCCGTGGGTAGGGTTTTGGAGGAACTGAAGAAGAGGGGATGGAAGAACCTGTTGGTAGTGGACGATGGTTCGAGCGATGCCACGGGGAAAGTGGCCAGAGAGGCTGGAGCCGTGGTGATCAGACACGAGGTGAACTCGGGATTGGGGGCTGCCCTGCGTACGGGTCTCAGGGAGGCCTTCAGGAGGGGGGCAAAGGCAGCGGTAACCTTCGATGCGGATGGGCAGCATGATCCCGATTCCGTGGAGAAGATCGTGGAGGCCCTGGAAGGGGCGGATTTCGTGGTGGGTAAGAGGAGGAGTGTGGGAATTCCCCTGAACAAGCGCCTCGGCAATTTTTTGCTCGACGTTCTAACCTTTCTGCTGAGCGGGATCTTCACGGATTCACAGTCGGGGAATAGGGGATTTTCCAGGAAGGCACTTGGGGAACTGGAGATCGAGAGCAACAGATATGCCGTCTCTTCCGAGTTCATCCTCCAGGCCTCGAAGAAGGGATGGAGGGTGAGAGAGGTCCCCGTCAAGTGTTTCTACCATGAGTACAGCAAGGCCAAGGGTACGACCATCCTGAGCGGCTTCAGGATTTTCCTCTCCCTGCTCGCCCAGGAGGCAAGGGAATGGTCAAGAAGGTAA
- a CDS encoding PH domain-containing protein produces the protein MADKEFGPHPNMKRLYHLYLLLVLLPLLLLGLGLSLLILKYGTLYFLLFFSLYFVPLFLATTLVLYWIPRYYSSLRYELREEEVRVRKGVWWKMEHTVPYARVMSVDTVQGPLSRRLGIGSVDIYTAGYTGQAGGGGGPGTRRAEASLIHLSNFREIKEEVLRRVRGRPLFGDSGRIVEELVKIRELLERGR, from the coding sequence ATGGCGGATAAGGAATTCGGTCCCCACCCCAACATGAAAAGGCTTTACCATCTCTACCTTTTGTTGGTCCTGTTGCCCTTACTCCTGCTGGGTCTGGGTCTCTCCCTCCTCATCCTGAAGTACGGAACTCTCTATTTCCTGCTCTTCTTCTCCCTTTACTTCGTGCCCCTTTTTCTTGCAACGACCCTCGTGCTCTACTGGATCCCAAGATACTATTCCTCCCTTAGGTACGAGCTGAGGGAGGAGGAGGTGAGGGTGAGAAAGGGTGTGTGGTGGAAGATGGAACACACAGTTCCCTATGCCAGGGTGATGAGCGTGGATACCGTTCAGGGTCCCCTCTCCAGGAGGTTGGGCATAGGCTCCGTGGACATCTACACGGCTGGTTACACGGGCCAGGCAGGAGGTGGGGGAGGTCCGGGCACCAGGAGAGCGGAGGCTTCCCTTATCCATCTCTCCAACTTCAGGGAGATCAAGGAAGAAGTGTTGAGAAGGGTGAGGGGAAGACCTTTGTTTGGGGATTCGGGTAGAATAGTGGAAGAACTGGTGAAAATTAGGGAGTTGCTGGAGCGGGGGAGATGA
- a CDS encoding secondary thiamine-phosphate synthase enzyme YjbQ, producing MKVWYSEITFSTRRKSEVVDLTDQILQEVRKSGIKNGLLVVNLPHATASLTLNEGESGLKHDLLKKLDELIPPVGNYEHDRIDDNAHAHLKSALLGTCKVLPVVEGRVVRGTWQNFLVIEEDGPRTRRLSVFLMGE from the coding sequence ATGAAGGTCTGGTACAGCGAAATAACCTTCTCCACGAGGAGGAAGAGCGAAGTGGTGGACCTCACCGATCAAATCCTCCAGGAAGTTCGGAAGTCTGGAATAAAGAACGGCCTGCTCGTGGTGAACCTTCCCCACGCCACCGCCTCCCTCACGCTCAACGAAGGGGAGAGCGGTTTGAAACACGATCTCCTGAAGAAGCTGGATGAACTCATCCCTCCCGTAGGGAATTATGAGCACGATAGGATAGACGACAATGCCCATGCCCACCTGAAATCTGCCCTGTTGGGTACCTGTAAGGTGCTCCCCGTGGTGGAGGGGAGGGTCGTGAGGGGCACCTGGCAGAACTTCCTAGTAATAGAGGAAGACGGCCCCAGGACTAGGAGGCTCTCCGTCTTCCTGATGGGTGAGTGA
- a CDS encoding ribonuclease H-like domain-containing protein yields MLLYLDIETSSKTADEGSIVALGMLKGEKLSVKFCADEGEEKEALEELAKELEGCEGVVTWYGSGFDLPFLTARALLLGVDLRKLLLLPSLDLYVWCKQHLLLSSYRLDSVAKFFGLSRKVEFEGRDVSTLFRLAKRGDPTSRELILQHCAEDLELLREVHKRMEQWVGHGKETGGSEKA; encoded by the coding sequence GTGCTCCTCTATCTGGACATAGAAACTTCATCCAAAACGGCTGACGAGGGTTCCATAGTAGCCCTTGGCATGCTGAAGGGGGAAAAACTCTCCGTAAAGTTCTGTGCCGATGAGGGGGAGGAGAAGGAGGCGCTGGAGGAGCTGGCTAAGGAACTGGAGGGATGTGAGGGGGTGGTTACTTGGTACGGTTCCGGTTTCGATCTTCCCTTCCTCACGGCCAGGGCCCTCCTCCTCGGAGTGGATCTCAGGAAGCTTCTCCTCCTCCCCTCCCTCGACCTCTATGTCTGGTGCAAACAGCACCTTCTCCTCTCGAGCTACCGTCTGGACTCGGTTGCCAAGTTCTTCGGTCTGAGCAGGAAGGTGGAATTCGAGGGAAGGGATGTCTCCACCCTCTTCAGGCTGGCCAAGAGGGGAGACCCTACCTCCAGGGAACTGATCCTCCAGCACTGTGCGGAGGACCTGGAGCTCCTCAGGGAGGTACACAAGAGGATGGAGCAGTGGGTGGGGCATGGAAAGGAGACTGGAGGATCTGAAAAGGCTTGA
- a CDS encoding uracil-DNA glycosylase: MERRLEDLKRLEAEVSECRKCGLWKTRTQTVFGSGPSLPRLVVVGEAPGSQEDREGLPFVGAAGKFLTSLLLSAGVKREEVYITNVIKCRPPNNRTPLPEETEACKPYLEEQLKILKPKLVVALGRVAASVLLGRPVEMAKEHGRKVKCRFADLDFSLFLTYHPAAGLYSGKNRSSLEEDFRKLGRLLRS; encoded by the coding sequence ATGGAAAGGAGACTGGAGGATCTGAAAAGGCTTGAAGCAGAGGTCTCCGAATGCAGGAAGTGCGGACTCTGGAAAACCAGGACCCAAACCGTCTTTGGCTCCGGCCCTTCCCTTCCCAGACTGGTAGTGGTGGGGGAAGCCCCCGGTTCCCAGGAGGATAGGGAGGGCCTTCCCTTCGTTGGTGCCGCCGGAAAATTCCTCACTTCCCTTCTTCTCTCGGCTGGGGTGAAGAGGGAGGAAGTATACATCACCAACGTGATCAAATGCCGCCCTCCAAACAACAGGACCCCCCTCCCGGAGGAGACGGAGGCCTGCAAACCCTACCTAGAGGAACAGCTGAAGATCCTGAAGCCAAAACTGGTAGTGGCACTGGGGAGGGTAGCGGCTTCGGTCCTTTTGGGGAGGCCCGTGGAGATGGCGAAAGAACATGGGAGGAAGGTGAAGTGCAGGTTCGCTGACCTGGATTTTTCCCTCTTCCTCACCTATCATCCAGCCGCAGGACTTTACAGCGGCAAAAACCGCTCCTCCCTCGAGGAGGACTTCAGGAAGCTTGGAAGGCTCCTCAGATCCTGA
- a CDS encoding 7-cyano-7-deazaguanine synthase gives MKVVALVSGGMDSTGFASQYGAKGYEVYPMIFRYGQKGEKEVEVALSLCRKLGFHEPMVVEMEFMKGIWRGTQLTDEGVEVKGEYRPDVVVPLRNAVFLTLATAYAHTVGAEKVLYGATLSDTEVDGRTGWVKYPDTTPLFSSLLSGALAVGHFNRLVEITSPAQEGMDKVECLRRSFRVMGDLIYETWSCYLSGRLHCGRCESCLNRKEAFRRAGIEDRTEYEVRI, from the coding sequence ATGAAAGTAGTGGCCTTGGTCAGCGGGGGAATGGACAGTACGGGTTTTGCTTCCCAGTACGGGGCCAAGGGATACGAAGTTTATCCGATGATCTTCAGGTACGGTCAGAAAGGGGAAAAGGAGGTGGAGGTCGCCCTCTCCCTCTGTAGGAAGCTTGGCTTCCACGAACCCATGGTGGTGGAGATGGAGTTCATGAAGGGGATCTGGAGGGGAACCCAGCTCACGGATGAGGGGGTAGAAGTCAAGGGGGAATACCGGCCGGATGTGGTGGTGCCACTGCGCAACGCGGTCTTCCTCACCCTCGCCACGGCTTACGCCCATACGGTGGGGGCGGAGAAGGTCCTCTACGGTGCCACACTCAGCGATACGGAAGTGGATGGCAGGACGGGATGGGTGAAGTACCCGGATACCACCCCCCTTTTCTCCTCTTTACTCTCGGGGGCCCTAGCCGTGGGACACTTCAACAGGCTAGTTGAGATCACCTCGCCGGCCCAGGAGGGAATGGACAAGGTGGAGTGTTTGAGGCGCAGCTTCAGGGTGATGGGAGATCTCATCTATGAGACCTGGAGCTGTTATCTGAGCGGAAGGCTGCACTGTGGAAGGTGTGAATCCTGTCTCAACAGGAAGGAGGCCTTCAGGAGGGCAGGGATAGAGGATAGGACGGAGTACGAGGTCAGGATCTGA
- the gatD gene encoding Glu-tRNA(Gln) amidotransferase subunit GatD, translated as MFGYSGELAKLLSELSIKVGDLVRVESGERVYEGILMPRTELGDPTCLVLKLPNGYNIGVRIGKETRITKLGEGEGWKGLPPPSPPDPSKPLVRLVGTGGTIASRVDYRTGGVHPAFSPEELYSLVPELAELARLETVEACSVFSEHMTPELWVRIAEKVAEGLNAGAKGVVVAHGTDTMAYTSSALSFMLKNLTGPVVLVGAQRSSDRPSTDAHLNLLSAVTVASRSDLGEVCVVMHGSMNDDYCLIHRGTRVRKCHTSRRDAFVSINEGPLGMVKNGEVKMLREYRKRGEGRVEVDGKLEPRVLLLKVTPGMGADLLLSALELGYRGIVLEGTGLGHAPETLFPALKRAEEEGIPVVMTSQCLWGRVNLHVYSTGRDLLKMGVIPAEDMLPEVAYVKLMWVLGHTREPQQVRRLMLQNLAGELSPRSPPTPSPP; from the coding sequence ATGTTTGGATATTCCGGGGAGCTGGCCAAACTCCTCTCGGAGCTCTCCATCAAGGTGGGGGACCTCGTGAGGGTGGAGAGCGGGGAAAGAGTATACGAGGGAATCCTGATGCCCAGGACCGAACTGGGCGATCCCACTTGCTTGGTGCTGAAGCTCCCAAACGGTTACAACATAGGAGTGAGGATAGGAAAGGAGACTAGGATCACCAAGTTGGGAGAAGGGGAGGGTTGGAAGGGACTCCCCCCACCCTCTCCCCCCGATCCCTCCAAACCCCTCGTGAGGCTGGTGGGAACGGGGGGCACCATAGCTTCGAGGGTGGATTACAGAACGGGGGGAGTCCACCCTGCCTTCTCACCGGAAGAGCTCTATTCCTTGGTCCCCGAGCTGGCTGAACTGGCTAGGCTGGAAACGGTGGAGGCCTGTAGCGTTTTCAGTGAACACATGACCCCTGAACTCTGGGTGAGGATAGCGGAGAAGGTGGCGGAAGGTCTGAACGCCGGGGCTAAAGGGGTGGTGGTGGCGCATGGTACCGATACCATGGCCTACACTTCTTCCGCCCTCAGCTTCATGCTGAAAAACCTCACCGGACCCGTGGTCCTCGTGGGCGCCCAGCGTTCCTCCGATCGTCCGAGCACCGACGCCCATCTCAACCTCTTGAGTGCGGTAACGGTTGCCTCCCGCTCCGACCTTGGGGAGGTTTGCGTGGTCATGCATGGCTCCATGAACGACGATTACTGCCTGATCCACAGGGGCACGAGGGTGAGGAAATGTCATACGAGCCGGAGGGATGCCTTCGTGAGCATCAACGAGGGGCCCTTGGGAATGGTGAAGAACGGGGAAGTGAAGATGCTGAGGGAATACAGGAAAAGGGGAGAAGGGAGGGTGGAAGTGGACGGCAAGCTAGAACCGAGGGTGCTCCTCCTAAAGGTCACGCCGGGAATGGGCGCCGATCTCCTCCTTTCCGCCCTAGAACTCGGATACAGGGGGATAGTGCTGGAGGGAACGGGACTGGGGCATGCTCCCGAGACCCTCTTCCCCGCCCTGAAGAGGGCGGAGGAGGAAGGGATACCGGTGGTGATGACTTCCCAATGCCTCTGGGGAAGGGTCAACCTCCACGTTTACTCCACCGGAAGGGACCTGCTGAAGATGGGGGTAATCCCCGCGGAGGACATGCTCCCTGAGGTCGCCTATGTGAAACTCATGTGGGTACTGGGCCACACGAGGGAACCCCAGCAGGTGAGGAGGCTCATGCTCCAGAACCTGGCGGGCGAGCTTTCCCCCAGGAGTCCCCCTACCCCTTCCCCTCCCTGA
- the purC gene encoding phosphoribosylaminoimidazolesuccinocarboxamide synthase, translated as MGSVKDLEVIEKPTPTKMGIGRFHFSDRYSVFDWGEMPDHIEGKGAALCLMGAHCFEKLEERGIRTHYRGVVDGRGRVVRFEELQEPSRIMEIHLVNVYRPKAYLEGGKLRYDYTVYRPSLRNYLLPLEIIYRNGLPEGSSVFKRLQQGLVTLQDLGLDHMPKPGERLARPIFEVSTKLEEGDRYISWREAREIAGLTDREVEEVKSLLLRVDEVITEIAQRAGMVNEDGKIELAFDPERRLMVVDVVGTLDECRFTYEGIHVSKEVARFYYRKTEWYLDTERAKREAAEKGVENWKSLCRLEPPRLDPQLRKIVSQMYMAAANALTGRRMFEVPNLREVVRAYREYAEDRDLREGKG; from the coding sequence ATGGGTAGTGTCAAGGATCTGGAGGTAATCGAGAAGCCCACCCCTACGAAGATGGGAATAGGTAGGTTCCATTTCTCGGATCGCTATTCGGTTTTCGACTGGGGAGAAATGCCCGATCACATCGAAGGAAAGGGTGCGGCCCTGTGCCTGATGGGAGCCCACTGCTTCGAGAAGCTGGAGGAAAGGGGGATCAGAACCCATTACAGGGGGGTGGTGGATGGGAGGGGAAGGGTGGTACGCTTCGAGGAACTCCAGGAACCCTCCAGGATAATGGAGATCCATTTGGTCAACGTTTACAGACCAAAGGCCTACTTGGAGGGGGGAAAACTCAGATACGATTATACCGTTTACCGTCCCTCCCTGAGAAACTACTTGCTTCCCCTCGAGATAATATACAGGAACGGCCTCCCCGAGGGTTCCTCTGTTTTCAAGAGACTGCAACAGGGACTCGTGACCCTTCAGGATTTGGGCTTGGATCACATGCCCAAACCGGGTGAGAGGTTGGCCAGACCCATCTTCGAGGTGAGCACCAAGTTGGAGGAGGGTGACAGGTATATCAGTTGGAGGGAAGCCAGGGAAATAGCTGGATTGACGGATAGGGAGGTGGAGGAGGTTAAGTCTTTGCTCCTCAGGGTGGATGAGGTCATAACGGAAATAGCCCAACGGGCCGGAATGGTGAACGAGGATGGCAAGATAGAACTGGCTTTCGATCCCGAGAGGAGGTTGATGGTGGTGGATGTGGTGGGTACCCTGGATGAATGCAGGTTTACCTATGAAGGCATCCACGTGAGCAAGGAGGTGGCCCGCTTCTACTACAGAAAAACGGAATGGTATTTGGACACGGAGAGGGCCAAAAGGGAGGCTGCGGAGAAGGGGGTAGAGAATTGGAAAAGCCTCTGCAGGCTGGAACCCCCCAGGCTCGATCCACAGCTGAGGAAGATCGTGAGTCAGATGTACATGGCGGCCGCCAACGCCCTAACGGGAAGGAGGATGTTCGAGGTACCCAATCTCCGTGAGGTGGTGAGGGCCTACAGGGAGTATGCCGAAGATAGGGACCTCAGGGAGGGGAAGGGGTAG
- a CDS encoding MMPL family transporter, whose translation MLDRVALSCARRKKTILFVVLLFSCFMAYGAGQVRQTSDYKKFLSSEQPSVKVTLLVASEFQGMIFETVLIEGENLLRAEALRRILYLENFLLSSPELENVVLRCPSYADLLLQHLPQVREMLGNPSNDPLVEQMVMAAYLTLMSNPQTSAQLSGYLTPDLRAGKMMVYLNSSLPKERLMEAVEAMGREIKGVEGLSLHLTGSYSMERDIREVMNRDNRVLMPATFLFILFLLFLTFRRFSDVGRCLLVVGLAALWTMGIMGLTGSDFTSIHVALVPISMVAGIDYSLYFLSRYYEERRKGEGVEGALRTSASRVGGAVAMCFLTTMIGFLSFSISDLPPVRTLGQFAALAVGFAFLLTLTLLPALVHREEVGRAKREGGVSRGLASLGRGISRHRKVILLGLAVTVVLSALVAPRVGSTMSFNLLLPSGVESLQTQHRMEELFGGQNQLFVLVQGDFLQPQALQQLLVLEREVVGDPRVRGLIGGSYSVADAVYGYTLGNLPQTKEGVLEVLENLRRTNSVFLPLSGEKTLVIFYVLGRTDRDFKKATEVVREHVRNFSSPFFTLRLDGEPAVGGAPAVISDLFSRVIPNMVKTTVLALLACFFVLILLFRSPVVGTLTILPVGMVVMWELATFYLLGWSLDVFTLGSFSLMIGMGIDYSVQLSSRLREEKGKGGSPEEIASRTAGSIGRAVLASAVTMGGGFLVLSLSKMPAMARFGELVALVIFYAFLAALLFLLSVFSFERKKG comes from the coding sequence ATGCTTGATAGGGTCGCCCTTTCCTGTGCTAGGAGGAAGAAAACCATCCTGTTCGTCGTCCTCCTCTTTTCCTGTTTCATGGCCTATGGTGCCGGTCAGGTAAGGCAGACCTCCGACTACAAGAAGTTCCTCTCCTCCGAACAGCCCTCGGTTAAAGTGACCCTGCTCGTTGCCAGCGAGTTCCAGGGAATGATCTTTGAAACGGTCCTGATAGAGGGGGAGAACCTACTCAGGGCCGAGGCTCTCAGAAGGATCCTCTACTTGGAGAATTTCCTCCTCTCCTCTCCCGAACTGGAGAACGTGGTGTTGAGATGTCCTTCCTATGCCGATCTCCTCCTCCAGCATCTCCCCCAAGTGAGGGAGATGCTTGGGAATCCCTCCAACGATCCCCTCGTCGAACAGATGGTAATGGCTGCCTACCTTACCCTCATGTCCAATCCCCAGACCTCCGCACAGCTCTCCGGCTACCTGACGCCCGATTTGAGGGCGGGGAAGATGATGGTATATCTGAATTCTTCCCTGCCCAAGGAGAGGCTCATGGAAGCGGTGGAGGCAATGGGAAGGGAGATCAAGGGGGTAGAGGGTCTGAGCCTCCACCTCACCGGATCCTATTCCATGGAGAGGGACATAAGGGAGGTTATGAACAGGGACAACAGGGTGCTCATGCCCGCCACCTTTCTCTTCATCCTCTTCCTCCTCTTTCTGACCTTCAGGAGGTTCTCCGATGTGGGCAGGTGCCTGTTGGTGGTAGGACTGGCGGCCCTCTGGACGATGGGAATAATGGGTCTAACGGGTTCTGATTTCACTTCCATCCACGTGGCCCTCGTACCCATCTCCATGGTGGCGGGAATAGATTACTCCCTCTACTTCCTCTCCAGGTACTACGAGGAGAGGAGGAAGGGAGAGGGGGTAGAGGGGGCCCTGCGGACCTCGGCCAGCAGGGTGGGTGGGGCCGTTGCCATGTGCTTCCTGACCACCATGATAGGTTTCCTTTCCTTCTCCATCTCGGATCTCCCACCGGTCAGAACCCTGGGACAATTCGCTGCCCTGGCGGTGGGTTTCGCCTTCCTCCTGACGCTGACCCTTCTCCCAGCACTCGTTCACAGGGAAGAAGTGGGTAGGGCCAAAAGGGAGGGGGGAGTGAGTAGGGGTTTGGCTTCCCTCGGGAGGGGAATTTCCCGCCACCGCAAGGTCATCCTATTGGGTTTGGCGGTAACCGTGGTCCTCTCCGCTCTCGTTGCTCCAAGGGTGGGGTCCACCATGTCCTTTAACCTCCTCCTGCCTTCGGGGGTGGAATCCCTTCAGACCCAGCACAGGATGGAGGAGCTCTTCGGGGGCCAGAACCAGCTCTTCGTCCTGGTGCAGGGGGACTTCCTGCAACCCCAAGCCCTTCAACAGTTGCTGGTGCTGGAAAGGGAAGTGGTGGGAGATCCGAGGGTCAGGGGTCTCATAGGGGGTAGTTACAGCGTGGCCGATGCCGTCTACGGTTACACGCTGGGTAACCTTCCCCAGACCAAGGAAGGGGTGTTGGAGGTATTGGAGAACCTGCGCAGGACCAACAGCGTTTTCCTACCCCTTTCGGGGGAGAAGACCCTCGTGATCTTTTATGTGCTTGGCAGAACCGATAGGGACTTCAAAAAGGCCACGGAGGTGGTGAGGGAACACGTGAGGAACTTTTCCAGCCCCTTCTTTACCCTGAGGTTGGATGGGGAGCCGGCGGTGGGTGGGGCACCCGCCGTCATCTCGGATCTTTTCTCGAGGGTCATTCCCAATATGGTGAAGACGACGGTCCTGGCCCTCCTCGCCTGCTTCTTCGTCCTGATCCTCCTCTTCCGTTCTCCCGTGGTGGGTACCCTCACCATCCTTCCCGTGGGGATGGTGGTGATGTGGGAACTGGCGACCTTCTACCTGCTCGGCTGGTCCCTAGACGTTTTCACGCTCGGTAGCTTCTCCCTCATGATCGGGATGGGAATAGACTACAGTGTCCAGCTCTCCTCGAGGTTGAGGGAGGAAAAGGGGAAGGGTGGATCGCCTGAGGAAATCGCCTCCCGCACGGCGGGAAGCATAGGGAGGGCAGTACTGGCTTCCGCGGTGACTATGGGTGGAGGTTTTCTCGTCCTCTCCCTCTCGAAGATGCCTGCCATGGCTAGGTTTGGGGAACTGGTAGCCCTGGTCATCTTCTACGCCTTTCTAGCAGCCCTCCTTTTCCTCCTCTCCGTGTTTTCCTTCGAAAGAAAGAAGGGGTAA
- a CDS encoding DNA-3-methyladenine glycosylase — protein sequence MAPLPRSFYERDPSKVARELLGKILVHRSKEGLTSGRIVETEAYYGEGDPASRASKGKTKKNEVMWGPRGISFVYMVHGNWLFNVVAGRKGEAGAVLVRALEPLEGTELMKRRRGVEEERELTSGPGKLTKAMGITGLHHGKDLTDPEGDLLILPGRRVGKIASSHRIGVKEDLPQKLRFYLSGNPFVSKALLSKAPRTKEVDGKGLLQAGLEGGSGNPSRARHE from the coding sequence ATGGCACCCCTTCCCAGATCCTTCTACGAAAGGGATCCCTCAAAGGTGGCGAGGGAACTGCTTGGGAAGATACTGGTACACCGCTCGAAGGAGGGTCTCACCTCGGGAAGGATCGTCGAAACGGAAGCCTACTACGGGGAAGGGGATCCCGCCTCCAGGGCCTCGAAGGGAAAGACCAAGAAGAACGAGGTGATGTGGGGACCGAGGGGAATTTCCTTCGTCTACATGGTACACGGGAACTGGCTCTTCAACGTCGTCGCGGGAAGAAAGGGGGAAGCGGGTGCGGTACTGGTGAGGGCCCTAGAGCCCCTGGAAGGGACAGAACTCATGAAGAGGAGGAGGGGGGTGGAGGAGGAAAGGGAACTGACTTCCGGTCCGGGGAAGCTCACGAAGGCCATGGGTATCACCGGTCTCCACCACGGAAAGGATCTCACGGATCCCGAAGGAGACCTCCTCATCCTTCCCGGAAGGAGGGTTGGGAAGATAGCGAGTTCCCACCGAATAGGGGTGAAGGAGGACCTTCCTCAAAAGCTCCGCTTCTACCTCTCAGGAAATCCCTTCGTTTCCAAAGCGTTGCTTTCTAAAGCTCCACGAACAAAAGAGGTGGATGGAAAGGGACTACTCCAAGCTGGGCTTGAAGGTGGGTCTGGAAATCCATCAAGAGCTCGACACGAATAA
- the gatE gene encoding Glu-tRNA(Gln) amidotransferase subunit GatE produces the protein MERDYSKLGLKVGLEIHQELDTNKLFCRCPSVLREEKAPLEVRRRLHVSQSELGEVDRAALLEVSKEREFRYQVYPDTTCLVELDEEPPHPLNEEALEVALTLSLMLEAKPVDEIYVMRKIVVDGSNTSGFQRTALIATDGKIRTEKGVFRLPTICLEEDAARKVGEGEGYVEYRLDRLGIPLLEVATAPEFSDPKTPAEVALRLGMLMRATGKVKRGLGTIRQDLNISISGGARQEIKGIQELELIPIVIEREVQRQLSLLEIREELRRRGAGGVERKFLDVTRLFEKTGSQLVRRALEKGGKVMALKLPGFSGLLGREIQPGRRLGTELSDRARVEGGVGGILHTDELPGYGISEEEVESLRKEVGAGEGDAVVMVMGPEERCRKALEAVAKRAEEAKEGVPAETRRALPDGNTEFMRPLPGAERMYPETDIPPIPITPEKLASLRLPEPPEKTKERLRGYGLSGETADRLLYSGMVETFERLVRESGASPKLVAFTLLETMVSLRREGRRVERIGEEFLLEAFRKVASGEIAKEALPELLKLAAEGKEVGEAIRELGLERVGEEELRAKVEEVVSSHLELVRERGEGAVRPLMGILMKYFRGKVDGKVVNELLTREVKRRLGECVES, from the coding sequence ATGGAAAGGGACTACTCCAAGCTGGGCTTGAAGGTGGGTCTGGAAATCCATCAAGAGCTCGACACGAATAAACTCTTCTGTCGATGTCCCTCCGTCCTACGCGAGGAGAAGGCCCCCCTCGAGGTGAGGAGGAGGTTGCATGTCTCCCAGAGCGAGCTCGGGGAGGTGGATAGGGCCGCCCTCCTCGAGGTCTCCAAGGAGAGGGAATTCAGATATCAAGTCTATCCCGATACCACATGCTTGGTGGAGCTGGACGAGGAACCTCCCCATCCCCTCAACGAGGAAGCCCTGGAGGTGGCCCTCACGCTCTCCCTCATGCTGGAAGCAAAACCCGTGGATGAGATCTACGTGATGAGGAAAATCGTCGTGGACGGAAGCAACACCTCTGGCTTCCAGCGGACGGCCCTCATAGCCACGGACGGAAAGATCAGGACGGAGAAGGGAGTCTTCCGTCTCCCCACCATCTGCTTGGAAGAGGATGCTGCCAGAAAGGTGGGAGAAGGGGAGGGATATGTGGAGTACAGGTTGGACAGGTTGGGAATTCCCCTTCTGGAAGTGGCCACGGCACCGGAATTCTCAGACCCAAAGACTCCGGCGGAGGTAGCCCTCCGACTGGGAATGTTGATGAGGGCCACGGGAAAGGTGAAGAGGGGATTGGGCACCATAAGACAGGACCTGAACATCTCCATCTCCGGAGGGGCCAGGCAAGAGATCAAGGGTATCCAAGAACTGGAGCTCATACCCATCGTGATAGAGAGGGAAGTCCAGAGGCAGCTGTCCCTTCTGGAGATAAGGGAGGAATTGAGGAGGAGGGGTGCGGGAGGAGTGGAGAGGAAGTTTTTGGATGTCACCCGCCTCTTCGAGAAAACGGGCTCCCAGCTGGTGAGGAGGGCCCTCGAGAAGGGGGGGAAGGTGATGGCCCTCAAGTTGCCGGGTTTCTCCGGTCTCCTCGGAAGGGAAATACAACCGGGTAGGAGGTTGGGCACGGAACTCTCCGATAGGGCAAGGGTGGAGGGAGGTGTGGGAGGAATCCTCCACACGGACGAGTTACCGGGATACGGGATCTCGGAGGAAGAGGTGGAGAGCCTCAGAAAGGAGGTGGGGGCGGGAGAAGGGGATGCCGTGGTAATGGTGATGGGACCGGAAGAGAGGTGCAGGAAGGCCCTTGAAGCTGTGGCCAAAAGGGCGGAAGAAGCGAAGGAGGGTGTGCCGGCCGAGACCCGAAGGGCCCTGCCCGACGGAAACACGGAATTCATGAGACCCCTTCCGGGGGCAGAAAGGATGTATCCCGAAACCGACATACCCCCCATCCCCATCACCCCCGAGAAGCTGGCTTCCCTGAGGCTCCCCGAACCTCCCGAAAAAACCAAGGAAAGGTTAAGGGGATATGGACTCTCGGGAGAAACCGCGGATCGCCTGCTCTATTCCGGGATGGTGGAGACCTTTGAGAGGCTGGTGAGGGAATCCGGCGCATCCCCCAAGCTAGTGGCCTTTACCCTCCTCGAAACCATGGTGAGCCTGAGGAGGGAAGGAAGGAGGGTGGAAAGGATTGGGGAGGAATTCCTGCTGGAAGCCTTTAGGAAGGTGGCCTCAGGGGAAATCGCCAAGGAAGCCCTCCCGGAACTCCTGAAGCTGGCGGCGGAGGGAAAGGAGGTGGGGGAAGCCATAAGGGAACTCGGTTTGGAAAGGGTGGGGGAGGAGGAGCTTAGAGCCAAGGTGGAGGAAGTCGTTTCCTCCCATCTGGAGCTCGTGAGGGAAAGGGGGGAGGGGGCCGTGCGTCCCCTCATGGGCATCCTCATGAAATACTTCAGGGGGAAGGTGGACGGAAAGGTGGTGAACGAATTACTCACGAGGGAAGTGAAGAGGAGGCTGGGAGAGTGTGTGGAATCATAG